Below is a window of Culturomica massiliensis DNA.
GATCACTACGATTTTACCGTCGGCAGGGGCCAGTATCGTGTTGTCGTCAATAATGATATGCCTGTTCGGAAACCGGAAAAAGTTGATCGCCCAAAGGTAGAGTATGCAGGATATTCCCAATATGATATAGGTGACAATTGTGTTGTCGATAAAATAGAAGGTAATGCAATTCAAGATCACCAGAAAAGCCAATATCTTCAGTAATAAAGAGTAACCTGCTTTATGAAGTGTCATTTTTTTCTATTTAAGTGATTAATATACGGCTGACAAAGGTACTATAAAAAGTCAAAAGTCAAAAAGCCGGGGCAAAAAGAAACTTCGGTTCCGGTTATTTAATATACGAATTCCAGGTATACGAATATGGCCGGTATGACAAACAGAACTGCGTCAAAACGGTCGAGTATGCCGCCGTGACCGGGCATGATGTTTCCGGAATCTTTGATTTCGATACTTCTTTTGAACATGGATTCGAGTAAGTCTCCGAAAATACCGAATACAACGACAATAGCAGCTATGACCATATTGTTGTATATGGTTAGTCCTTCGATATAGGGCGCGATGAACAGGGCTGCCAGAATCGTACATATTCCGCCGCCTATCGCTCCTTCCCAGGATTTTTTGGGAGATATCCTCGGAAATAGTTTGTGTCGTCCGAATTGTGAGCCGAGCAGGAATGCGAAAGTATCGTTGAACCAGACGAGCAGAAAGGGAAAGAAGATGATCTCCGGACGCCATTCGTCGTTGGTCATATAAGGCAGGTAGATCAACAGGGTAAAAGGCAGGCTCAAATAAAGCAAGCCGTAATAGGAGAAAGAAAGATTCTGAAAAGAGTTGCCTTTTTTACGGTATAATTCCCAGATACTCAATACAAAGGTGGCTATGAAGAAATAAAGATAACCGTCTCTGTTGCCCAGGTATTTGTGTAAGAATCCGGCTGTAAACAGAATGCTGCCGCAGATTAAAAGCATCGGTAGATTGATATCGACATTCATTCGTCTGGCCATCATGGAAAACTCGCGTAATCCCAGTATGTTGATGATAAAAAACAAAACAAAAAAACAAAGCGGGTGCAGAAAGATGCAACCGGTCAGAATGACAACAAAAAATAAACCGCTGATAGCGCGTTTGACGAAATTACTCACAATGAATGGATTTTATGATTTCTTCGGCCTGATCTTTATGATCGCAGCTTACCATAACCTGTATGGTTCCGAATGTGTTATAAGAAGAATCTTTCTGATTCAGTATAACCGCTTCTACACCATTATCGCACAATACACTTTTTACTAATTCTGCTTTGTAAAGCTGATCCGTTTCGAAAATGGATATCCAATTGTTCATACGGTCGGGTATTTGTATAACCGGCGGCATAAAGTCACCGGTTATGTGTTATTGTTCTCCCTGTGGCTGTTCCGTTGCTTCTTCGCCGGAACCGTCTTTTTCATCTTCTTCGTCTTTCCAGGGACGTTTACCGAGTATACGCTCGAGGTCGTCGCTGAAAATAACTTCTCTTTCAATGAGTAACTCGGCCACCTCCCTGTGCTGTTCCAGATGGTCGGATAAGAGTTGTTTGGCACGGACATAGGCTGCTTCTACCATTTCTTTGACTTCGGCGTCGATCAATTCGGCTGTTTTTTCCGAATAGGGCTTGGTGAAACTGAAATCACTCTGTCCTGACGAATCGTAATAGCTCAGGTTGCCGATTTTATCGCTCATACCGAAGATGCTTACCATGGCGTAAGCTTGTTTCGTTGCTTTTTCCAGATCGTTTTGCGCTCCGGTAGAGATTTGTCCGAATACCAGTTCTTCGGCAGCCCGTCCTCCCAATACAGAACACATTTGGTCGAGTAATTGGGTTTTGGTGGTGATTTGCCTTTCCTGCGGTAAATACCAGGCAGCTCCCAAGGCTTTCCCTCTCGGAACAATTGTCACTTTGAGCAGGGGATGAGCATGTTCCAATAACCAGGATACCGTTGCGTGGCCGGCTTCGTGGTAGGCAATGGCCTTTCTTTCGCTGGATTTAATTACTTTGCTGCGGTTTTCCAAACCTCCGACAATACGGTCGATGGCATCCAGAAAATCTTGTTTTTCAACGGCATTTTTGTTTTTACGGGCGGCAATCAGAGCGGCTTCATTGGCTACATTGGCAATGTCGGCACCCGAGAAGCCCGGCGTTTGCTTGGCCAGAAAATCGACGTCCACATCTTCTGCCAGTTTCAGCGGTTTCAGATGTACTTTAAATATCGCTTCGCGGTCTTTTAATTCGGGCAGGTCAACATAAATCTGGCGGTCGAACCGTCCGGCACGCAGCAATGCGCTGTCCAGAATGTCTGCCCGGTTGGTTGCTGCCAGAATGATAACCCCTGAATTGGTTTCGAAGCCGTCCATTTCGGTAAGCAATTGGTTCAGCGTGTTTTCCCGTTCGTCGTTGGAACCCATATTGGGGTTTTTACCGCGGGCCCGGCCGATGGCATCAATTTCGTCGATGAAAATGATACACGGTGCTTTTTCTTTGGCTTGTTTGAAAAGGTCGCGTACACGGGAAGCTCCTACACCGACGAACATTTCCACAAAGTCAGAACCTGACATGGAGAAGAAAGGTACGTTTGCCTCTCCTGCCATTGCTTTGGCCATCAATGTCTTTCCGGTTCCCGGAGGACCTACCAGTAAGGCTCCCTTCGGAATTTTTCCTCCTAACTTGGTATATTTGTCCGGACTTTTCAGGAAGGATACGATTTCTTCCACTTCCTGCTTGGCCTCTGCCAATCCGGCAACATCTTTAAAGGTAACTTTGATATTCGATTCTTTATCGAATAGTTTGGCCTGGGACTTGCCGACATTAAATATGCCTCCGCCGGGGCCACCGCTGCCTTTGCTCATCCGCCGGAAGAAAAACATCCAAATGAATACCAATAGAGCCAACGGGAAAAGGAAGGATAAAATATCTCCCCAACCGTCGTATTCTTTTTCATATTCTATGGTGGTGTTAGCCGCTCCCGGAATATCTTTCTGGGCTTCGGCTACATTTTTCTCGAATCCTTCCAGTGAACCGATCGCAAATGTGAATTGGGGACCGGGACTCGAGTTTTTGAATCCTTTGGATTTCAGTTGGGAATAATCCTCGATTTTATTCGGTTTTAGGAATACGTTCACCTGTCCCTTATTGGTGATGACAACGAATTTTTCGATGTCCCCCTTTTCCAGCATTTTGGTTTTTACTTCCTGCCAGTTGGTTTTCACCGGTTCGGTTTGCAGGTTGAGGAAATTAAACCCGACAATGATAAGTGCTATGATGAGATATAACCAATATCCTCCGACTTTCGGAGCTTTTATATTTTTTCCGCCGCCACCGACAGGGGGAAAATTGAAGTTCTCTTTATTGTTTTTTTTGTTCTCTGCCATATGTTTCAGTCGCTTCACAAACGGCCGGAATACCCGGCCTGTTTTATTACTTTTTTGTTTTTATTATTGTTCCGAGTTGTTGATTTCTTCTTTTATGCCGTCTCCCCAAAAGTCTTCCAGTTGATAATAATCCCGTTGTTCTTTCTGGAAAACATGTACAATGACATCCCCGTAATCGACAATGATCCATTGTGCTTGCTCCCGGCCTTCCGTGTGGAAAGGTTTCTCATGCAAATCTTCCTGAACTTTATCCTCTACGCCGTCTGCTAATGCGGATACATGGGTATTGGAGGTTCCATGACATATTACGAAGAAACTACAAAAACAGTTTTCAATCTTTCTTAAATCAATTTTTACAATTTGATGTCCTTTGTTTTCGTCCAGACTTTCTATTATTTTATTTACTAATTCTTCCGGTTTATTCATATAGTAAACGTCCCGTTTTTAAGGTTACAAATATATAATTTTTTATACTTAAAAGTAAAAACAAAGCGGCAAAAAGTGGGATATCTATAAAGTCTCTGCCTTCAGACTATCCTTTAGACAGATTATTACGGAATATTTTTTTGTCGGTTGCCTCTATCCGGGGGATAAAGTAAAGATCGCATAAACTTCGCTTGTTTTTTAGGGACAGACAATAACTTTTCAGGGCTTTTGCGACTATATTGCAAAAGAAAATCTAAATTTGTGTATCTAAAATAAATGATGATATGGAAAAATACAGACTTCCGATGGTTCCCGGCCCCGTGTCGGTACCACAGCAGATATTGGATGCCGCAGTCGTTAATTACGGATCGGCAGATTTAGAAAAAGAATATATCGATTTATATAAAGCAACCGAAAAAGCATTGCAAAAGATTATGCGTACCCGGAATTCGGTTGTGATACAGACGGGAGAAGGAATGCTTGCTTTATGGGGTGCATTGAAGAGTTGTTTACAACCGGGAGATAAAGTATTGGCTTTATCGACCGGGCTGTTCGGTTATGGAATCGGAGAAATGGCGGAGTCACTGGGATGTGAGGTGCGTACTGTCGGTTTTTCCTTCGATGAATCGATTACTGATTTTGAAACGGTAGAAAGGGCTATCCGGGAGTTCTGCCCGAAAATGATTACGATGGTACAAAGCGAGACTCCTAGCGGTACGCTGAATCCGGTCGGACGTATCGGGGATTTGAAAGAAAAGTACAATGTCCCGCTGTTGTATGTGGATGCGGTATCCGGACTCGGTGGGAGTGTGGTTGAAACAGATAAATGGCATGTCGATTTGTGTTTGGGAGCTTCCCAGAAATGTTTGTCGGCGCCGGCGAATATGGCATTTTTATCCGTCAGTGAGCGGGCTTGGGAGATTATAGAGGAGACCGGCTATGTCGGTTACGATGCACTTATGCCTTTCCGGGAGGCTGTACGAAACCGGTATTTTCCTTATACGCCCTACTGGCATGGAACGGCACAGTTGTATGCCGCGTGCTGCCTGATATTGGATGAAGGATTGACCAGGGTTATCAACCGGCACGAAAAAGTGGCGGCTTATTGCCGGGAACGGGCTTTGCAGATGGGATTGACGTTGTTTCCTGCTGCGGATGCCATCCTGTCGCCCACAGTAACGGCTTTATATGTTCCGAAAGGTGTGTCCTGGAAAAAACTGGATGCAGCTTTAAGAGAGGAAGGACTTGTTGTGGGAGGAAACTACGGTTGTCTGGCAGGAAAAGTATTCCGGATCGGACATATGGGTGCCCAGGCTGATATGCAGCTGGTAAAGGAGGCGATGGATGTTTTGGAGAAAACTGTTTTGGATTTTTGATTTACGCTTGGGAGGGAACAGATCTACAGTGGTTTGGGGAAGCACGTTTCCGGAATTTGGAATTTTAGTTTTTACCGAACGTAAAAAGG
It encodes the following:
- a CDS encoding putative signal transducing protein, coding for MNNWISIFETDQLYKAELVKSVLCDNGVEAVILNQKDSSYNTFGTIQVMVSCDHKDQAEEIIKSIHCE
- the rsfS gene encoding ribosome silencing factor, whose protein sequence is MNKPEELVNKIIESLDENKGHQIVKIDLRKIENCFCSFFVICHGTSNTHVSALADGVEDKVQEDLHEKPFHTEGREQAQWIIVDYGDVIVHVFQKEQRDYYQLEDFWGDGIKEEINNSEQ
- a CDS encoding phosphatidate cytidylyltransferase, which produces MSNFVKRAISGLFFVVILTGCIFLHPLCFFVLFFIINILGLREFSMMARRMNVDINLPMLLICGSILFTAGFLHKYLGNRDGYLYFFIATFVLSIWELYRKKGNSFQNLSFSYYGLLYLSLPFTLLIYLPYMTNDEWRPEIIFFPFLLVWFNDTFAFLLGSQFGRHKLFPRISPKKSWEGAIGGGICTILAALFIAPYIEGLTIYNNMVIAAIVVVFGIFGDLLESMFKRSIEIKDSGNIMPGHGGILDRFDAVLFVIPAIFVYLEFVY
- the ftsH gene encoding ATP-dependent zinc metalloprotease FtsH, giving the protein MAENKKNNKENFNFPPVGGGGKNIKAPKVGGYWLYLIIALIIVGFNFLNLQTEPVKTNWQEVKTKMLEKGDIEKFVVITNKGQVNVFLKPNKIEDYSQLKSKGFKNSSPGPQFTFAIGSLEGFEKNVAEAQKDIPGAANTTIEYEKEYDGWGDILSFLFPLALLVFIWMFFFRRMSKGSGGPGGGIFNVGKSQAKLFDKESNIKVTFKDVAGLAEAKQEVEEIVSFLKSPDKYTKLGGKIPKGALLVGPPGTGKTLMAKAMAGEANVPFFSMSGSDFVEMFVGVGASRVRDLFKQAKEKAPCIIFIDEIDAIGRARGKNPNMGSNDERENTLNQLLTEMDGFETNSGVIILAATNRADILDSALLRAGRFDRQIYVDLPELKDREAIFKVHLKPLKLAEDVDVDFLAKQTPGFSGADIANVANEAALIAARKNKNAVEKQDFLDAIDRIVGGLENRSKVIKSSERKAIAYHEAGHATVSWLLEHAHPLLKVTIVPRGKALGAAWYLPQERQITTKTQLLDQMCSVLGGRAAEELVFGQISTGAQNDLEKATKQAYAMVSIFGMSDKIGNLSYYDSSGQSDFSFTKPYSEKTAELIDAEVKEMVEAAYVRAKQLLSDHLEQHREVAELLIEREVIFSDDLERILGKRPWKDEEDEKDGSGEEATEQPQGEQ
- a CDS encoding pyridoxal-phosphate-dependent aminotransferase family protein, which encodes MEKYRLPMVPGPVSVPQQILDAAVVNYGSADLEKEYIDLYKATEKALQKIMRTRNSVVIQTGEGMLALWGALKSCLQPGDKVLALSTGLFGYGIGEMAESLGCEVRTVGFSFDESITDFETVERAIREFCPKMITMVQSETPSGTLNPVGRIGDLKEKYNVPLLYVDAVSGLGGSVVETDKWHVDLCLGASQKCLSAPANMAFLSVSERAWEIIEETGYVGYDALMPFREAVRNRYFPYTPYWHGTAQLYAACCLILDEGLTRVINRHEKVAAYCRERALQMGLTLFPAADAILSPTVTALYVPKGVSWKKLDAALREEGLVVGGNYGCLAGKVFRIGHMGAQADMQLVKEAMDVLEKTVLDF